Genomic segment of Bicyclus anynana chromosome 18, ilBicAnyn1.1, whole genome shotgun sequence:
CATGACAAAATTGGAAGTTGCTTTGTTACAAACTTGCTACACTTGTGATTGTAGATCGTGGAGACGATGTCGTACAACTCTGATGTGGCGTCGTTCCTGTCAGTCGACGACGACGAGCAGGGCTTCCCCAGCGCCGACCTGGAGCTCATCGCCGGCGACGTGCTGGCGCGCTGCCGCGACTCGCAGCGCACCTCGCCCATGTGTGCGTATTGTACCTGCACACTGTGCACAACTTGTCGACGACGACGAGCAGGGCTTCCCCAGCGCCGACCTGGAGCTCATCGCCGGCGACGTGCTGGCGCGCTGCCGCGACTCGCAGCGCACCTCGCCCATGTGTGCGTATTGTACCTGCACACTGTGCACAACTTGTCGACGACGACGAGCAGGGCTTCCCCAGCGCCGACCTGGAGCTCATCGCCGGCGACGTGCTGGCGCGCTGCCGCGACTCGCAGCGCACCTCGCCCATGTGTGCGTATTGTAGCTGCACACTGTGGACAACTTGTCGACGACGACGAGCTGGGCTTCCCTAGCGCCGACCTGGAGCTCATCGCCACTTTGCAGGGCTAGCAAGTAATAAGTCCTAGGAAGCGCTGCCCTGTAACCATCAACCTGGGGTGTAGGAGCTAAGTCCATGTGTGTCACAGTGGCAATCAAAACTCTTTAGTCCATGTTCAGTGGCAGCAGACATAAACATATCGGTATTCAAGTTACATGTGATATATATTTGAAGTAAATCCAATAAATGCATAGGTTTCATTATCATCACGTGATGTCCCCATAACGGAGTTTGGCAGTCAGTTTTCGTTTCCAAGATTCATCTTGAAAAAGAGGGAAAGGAGCACCTGTCGTCAGCACGTCGTAAATGGTTGGACGCCATTAGTGAGTCGACCAGATGCGACTACCTACAACTGAAACTTTTATGTAGAAGACAGGAAAGCTTTCGCAtaggtatttaaataaagtgaatTCAACTGCAGTAAATATATGAAGTAATATGTTGTTCTTAGACTCGCGCTCGGTCAGCGGCACGTCGTCCCCCGTACACGAGAGCACGACGCCGCGGACACGACACGACTCCGAGGACGAGTTCATTGACACCATGGACGTCACCGTCGTAAGTAACCCATAGACTTTTGTACCATAGCTGTGTACGCAGCTGATGGTACAggctataaacaaaaaaaaaataaagccttGGCTGAGTTAATTGTGGGCTCTTCTAGGaccgtttggaaccctcgtaactttaattttaagttttcgacctcacttaccaccattaaatcatgacaaaatttgacatttcaaaagtgcgtgTAAAGTAAGcccctaattgaaataaagtaGGGGGAAAGATCTGAATGAATTTCTCTTTTGCATTGCAACCCAACAAAACATGGACCCAACCAGCTTTAGTGTTCATTACTACAACATTGGTGTCTTCAAATCTGTCTTATTGATTTTCGCGTAAATAAGTAAAAAGCTAGTtttaggttcagtagtttcaggcATAAGGAGGAATGGTCAACTTTAatctattttcttaaataacttgaaaaataattataaaaaaaatacatatttgcgATCCCCTTACTAGCTCTAtcatgtcacacgatgcagttTGCAATTGTTGCAAttgtttttgaagtaaaacttcataACTAAGTTGTTGAACGCGTCGCGAAAAGTGTAAGCGGGTTAGGTTATTAGGATGCGTGCCgccatctacaggcacagtgaaacagtgtttgttattttaaactaccactagatggcgttcttaaagaactttgaaacaatccctttttgtatacttcaacctgttgcgatgcagttatgcctgaagctcatagatggcgcttttttcAAAACTAGCTTTACTTTAGCTGTGTGGACTACAGCACatttgattatttttctttcttttcttttctcgTTTCAGAACGAGCCCGAGGCGGCAGCCATTACAGCGCCCCGCCTCAGCAACGGACACGCGCACCAGATCTCCTCACAACTCACACGTGAGTACACTGTGTCTACTCAGTTATAGTCACAACATGGCTCCAACTTTGTGGAATACGCTGCTGAATgcgttacaaaaaatgtaatctCAATAACATACCGTTAAATTTTGAAAGCGCCATCTGAAATAACACTGCTAAACGAACTAGTAGGAGCTTGTGAAGTAACGCAAGTCCGATACGAGAGATGGCGCTTCTTCcttatcagccaatagacgtccactgctggagatagacctcttgcatggacctccaagcacaacggtctcgagccgccagcatccagcggctccctgcaacccgcttgatgtcctcggtagtggggggtcgaccaacactgctctttccggtgcggggtcgccattccagcaccttgggactccatcgtctatcggctctttgaactatgtggcatgcccattaccacttcagctttgtgacTCATTGAGCTATATCAGTGGTTATTGTCTGCACCTCCTCATTCCTagagatggcgctactaacTGCTACTAATTTTTAAGTTCCTCtttcatgtattattttatatttgaaaaaagtttcaatTCTGTTGTGTGGTCTTAACTCTAAAGCACACTTGTTTTTAGTTTTCATGTTGAtagacataattttttttttagtctcattattcctgcaatctttcgtgagacattcagcgggattttaagtatttgtattaaggcgtgtttggtgcgaaatccagtgatttgcccaaatataataatgtagtgtctatttcatgacatcttgtggtgctcggtctcttgagccttttaaaataacaatagttGAATTTTCAAGTTACTTTCCGTTCACTTCAGATTTGAAAGTGTTGGAGCAACTGCCGGGCGTGCTGGCGCGGCTGGAGGCGGACGTGGCGGCGCTGAGGAAGGCCGTCGAAGGCGACAGGAGGATACTCGACGTGAGTTGCTTTAAAATGGGACCATTTGATGTATTTTGTTGTTTCTTCGCTGAAATAAGTATACTCTACAAagaatgttcttttttttttaattaagttagctctgatggtaagtgatgatgcaatctaaggtggaagcgggctaccttgttacTAGAGTAGGACGaaaatcacacccctttcgctttctacacaTCGTAGCGGGACGCTGAAtcacttggcggcacgtctttgcctgtagaaAGCcctagcctgcttccatcttaaattacatcatcacttaccatcaggtgcgattgtagtcaagggctaacttgtattaaaacaaaaaatgaaaaaaaaaatacacagattttttttattttttttttaatctatacttataataaatctgtagagaggtcaattctgtacatgaaatatatttctaaaataactatcagggggtgattagtgatcgatactgatgccaaaaatgcaatcagtaaaatttttgtctgtctgtctgtatgttctttatagaaacaaaaactactcgacggattttaacgaaacttggtacaattattcttcatacttctgggcaggttatagtatacttttcatcacgctacgatcaataggggcagagcagtgaagggaaatgttgagaaaacgggagaagttactccattttttaagcttccgtcgccgtcgcatggtccctaccataggggtagtaggattcacgcagacgaagtcgcgggcgtccgctagttttaagtaagttagcccttgactacaatctcacctgatggtaagtgccaTTGTCACCTACCGTCAAATGAACCCTTCGTTGCAGGAGGTGTCGCGCGGCTGGCGGTGGCCGTGGCAGGAGCTGAGCGCGCCCACCATGCTGCTCATAGCGCTGTGGCCCTTCATAGCCTTCCGGATCGCCTCGCGACTGCAGCGCAGGGACACTTAGCTGGTCAGTTACTTACTTTGTTATTGTACTCATGCGTGGCGTGCACTTGTCGcccgatcagggtatgcactaataaggttttaataattattaattaataataatgaataatataattagcAAAAGCTTGAAACTGTTATTTTGTGCTCACACTCgtttattttgcattttttccTTAAAAcgcataaaaatcaattaatgtCAAACGCATCATTACACCGACAATCGAATCGCTTTTGTTTGTTGGAGTATGTAAGGTTGTAAAGGGTGatcactggatctactgaaccaatttttttatgaGTGTGGTTATattatgcaggtgaaaccgcgcggtgacCATTAGTCATTCAAACCATAGATTCGCTGGTTTGGTATTGGTTGGTAACGATTGGTCGACAATTATTGTCTATGCGTACTGCGGGCGGTTAGTCTCTaatttctcattctgagaggagactcgagctcagcagtgagccgaattgtTGCTGATGACTGTGGGAGTTTGCTGATTATtagtaaattacatttttttttttaatttttcaggtacaATGCAGAACGTATCTTGACTAGGCGATAAGTGAATCGGTGTTGCAATTTTACACTCATAGGTTTTTATATCGGGATGTGACGTCatcgtgttttttttgttgtagcaacaatttaataataaatattccgtTCTGTTTTCTtctgttatatttaaatataatttggaTAACATGTTAAATAATGTGATGATAtcatttctaataaataaattaattattatattatggttCTAAAGGGCATATCCAattttttgtaaagtttttttttttataaataatatcccAAGACTGAAGATCATAAAATTTGGATAAAATCattacagttttaataaaatatacataccaTCACAAATTATTCAAACATTAATTGAATAATTACTCTgtgaattttttaattagtgtatCATAATTTATTCACATTACTTGAAGCGGAAGTATACTTTGAATGAGCAATGtgatgaatatgtatgtattttaatttcgaaataattcatattttgattgattttgcaATACAAAACTCCAGATATGTATGAATagtgaataaaatacaaatactttttaaccgacttcaacaaAAGGAGTAGGGCGATGCGTATGTTTctttttacctcataactttgtcatttactaactaattttggaaattattttttctttgaaagaatatacttccagattggtcccatttcattttcatgaaaatcggtttttttttaattgtgttaataataattttttttaattgtgtatcaaaataactcaaatacgtcttttgaagtcggttccatatttatgttaaataaatattatttcattccTATTGATAtgcaaaataattttgattttagttCAGACAAATGCCTAAATATTTTGCATTATATAATACCAATTTAAGTATTTGAATATGTTAAATTTTTGGATACTACATCTctgaattttatttcattgtgttaaagATAATGCTATGACCATGtgaattataattttagttggttcattatatatatatatgtatatagatgaagtaaatgattaatattttattatatttcctaTAAGTGAACCGTCTGAATTTTATGCggtatatatatacaaaataatagtattGATTAACCAAATATTTGCAAACTTTTCAAAGTCACAAAAATATACAAGactgacaaacaaacaatactGAAATATATAAAGAGTTCATATTGAACCCATCTGGGGTTCTTAATCATTAACTTGTTCAAACCAAACCATAGTTTATCTATTTCAGTATTATGTATAACACTCACGTTAGTtgaaattctaaataaatacattttggatgaattaattaaattcattataTATATGTGTTTTATACGAAATGTCATTCCATTTGATTTTTAGTAATGAATTTAAGTTTTGATAGAACTTAATAatcacaaatatatttttgattcaaAGTGTAACGAGTCAGTACCACCAAAAGTTATAGTCCTTGTgtcccaggaacaaaatatttattaatgacctTACTGCTTGAACTTTGTGTatgttatttgttgtttttgacgtgacaacgtcttataattcgatggagccggcttcacactcgaaaaaagatgacgtcacgcgtagttccctcgctctagggttgccaactttttttacaagaaataaagtatattctggtttataaagattattaaacactATTTTAGAATAACGAACATTTTcgttt
This window contains:
- the LOC112050038 gene encoding acyl-CoA-binding domain-containing protein 5; protein product: MSLEEKFHAAVNVIRSLPKSGTYQPSNELMLRFYSYFKQAMEGPCKKDKPGFWDVVNRAKWEAWKRLGDMTPEEAMQCYVTELHKIVETMSYNSDVASFLSVDDDEQGFPSADLELIAGDVLARCRDSQRTSPMYSRSVSGTSSPVHESTTPRTRHDSEDEFIDTMDVTVNEPEAAAITAPRLSNGHAHQISSQLTHLKVLEQLPGVLARLEADVAALRKAVEGDRRILDEVSRGWRWPWQELSAPTMLLIALWPFIAFRIASRLQRRDT